A region from the Ptychodera flava strain L36383 chromosome 10, AS_Pfla_20210202, whole genome shotgun sequence genome encodes:
- the LOC139142689 gene encoding uncharacterized protein produces the protein MSTGTKTKQKSKPASKDQNCDYGLSAENPAQPTTDLAVLACVQEQGAFFKEFIEMGRMVGELDIDEQDAGTSMTALHWAVAAGNLESVKILLECGAKVNITDRCGFTPLFYATGRAPNVEISKCLIEHKANVMHATKDGVTALHGAALQGNVDCMKLLMKHGANPRATNDEGTTPLDLCQDEETRKLLHKANRKADEAKERKDASCAWCGSEHSNLKKCARCHSVMYCRKECQVLHWKEGGHKEDCRGYVLAYPIDSGFCTTMSAVFGSLQPRVSMHLVDKTDDAKKRSRFLMNKRFVVKVQIPMRGSSGAPDGSPVSFGAMMVYNEDKTVMVFINESEPGYSDIRKKINREGFLGIKGFFWAELSGDEKAAVKIYHGKMAPFQQW, from the exons ATGTCGACGGGaacaaagacaaaacaaaaatccaaaCCAGCTTCCAAGGACCAGAACTGTGACTATGGTCTCTCAGCGGAGAACCCTGCGCAGCCTACCACAGATCTTGCTGTCCTGGCCTGTGTGCAAGAACAGGGGGCTTTCTTCAAGGAGTTCATTGAGATGGGACGGATGGTTGGTGAGTTGGACATCGATGAGCAAGACGCAGGCACCAGCATGACAGCACTGCATTGGGCCGTAGCGGCTGGCAAT CTTGAGTCGGTTAAAATTCTGTTGGAATGTGGCGCCAAAGTTAACATCACAGATCGCTGTGGATTCACACCCTTATTCTATGCAACAG GCAGAGCACCGAATGTGGAAATCAGCAAGTGCTTGATAGAACACAAGGCAAATGTTATGCACGCTACAAAGGATGGAGTCACTGCCCTGCATGGTGCTGCATTGCAGGGTAATGTAG ACTGCATGAAGCTGTTGATGAAACATGGCGCCAACCCCAGAGCCACCAACGATGAAGGCACCACGCCGTTGGATCTCTGCCAAGACGAGGAAACCAGGAAACTACTCCACAAGGCAAACCGCAAAGCTGATGAAGCCAAGGAACGGAAAG ATGCTTCATGTGCCTGGTGCGGCAGTGAGCACAGCAATCTGAAGAAGTGTGCTCGATGCCATTCCGTGATGTACTGCCGCAAAGAATGCCAGGTCCTGCACTGGAAAGAAGGGGGCCACAAGGAAGATTGTCGAG GATACGTCCTGGCCTACCCTATAGACTCTGGCTTTTGCACAACTATGTCTGCTGTCTTTGGTTCTCTACAACCCAGAGTGTCCATGCACTTGGTCGATAAGACAGATGACGCCAAGAAGAGGTCTCGATTCCTGATGAATAAGCGTTTTGTGGTCAAAGTGCAGATTCCAATGAGAGGTTCCAGTGGTGCCCCTGATGGTT CCCCAGTCTCATTTGGTGCTATGATGGTTTACAATGAAGACAAAACAGTAATGGTGTTCATAAATGAATCAGAGCCAG GATATTCGGATATCAGGAAGAAAATCAACAGGGAGGGTTTCCTCGGCATCAAAGGCTTCTTCTGGGCTGAGCTGAGTGGTGATGAGAAAGCAGCTGTGAAGATTTATCATGGAAAGATGGCACCGTTCCAACAATGGTGA